Proteins encoded by one window of Nicotiana tabacum cultivar K326 chromosome 10, ASM71507v2, whole genome shotgun sequence:
- the LOC142165253 gene encoding uncharacterized protein LOC142165253, translated as MVQQLTLRLFHTKSHVEFVLTLIYAKCDAIERIELWDSLYAMARDMDAPWLVGGDFNVEHATFKDVVKENWTVDFSANPYILFNHKLKKLKKALSLWSKATFGDIFQKIASMEEVVMVHEAEFEANPTGMNRERLQKVQAELIKCLALEEKYSQQKAGMTWFKEGDRNTKFFHAQLRGRRKRLQLNKIQNSGGTWIEEEQEIAEEAIKYYEEQFTEAATPSSFDILEYVPNLINTEQNVELIKQPTKEEVKVAVLGLNGDSVGGPDGMTGKFYHSCWDIIGDDLYDMVRAFFNGHELPKCVTHTNLVLLPKKQEVTTFSDLRPISLSNFSNKVISRVVHERLVKFLPSLISEEQTGFVKGRNIVENILLTQEIVTDIRLRTKAGPNVILKLDMTKAYDRLSWLFLTKVLRKMGFTERLIGIVFGLVSNNWYSILINGQAHGFFKSSRGVKQGDPVSPTLFILAAEALSRGLNALHTNLYFCGFGMLKWSPKINHLAYADDMIIFSSSDETSLMLIMQVLKTYEDASGQLVNKTKSAVYLHHLTNMEVVSKVERITGIHRNDIPIIYLGCPIFYARRKLEYYQPLITKFFWSSTVGGTSRHWASWNTLCMPVEEGGIGFRSLHDVAKALFSKLWWNFRTKPSLWSSFVCQKYCKKLNSIIVPWKRRSHIWRKMLECRDLIEHQILWQTKRGSSLFWYENWTGLGALYFLVPQDFGIDENVHNVHDVTLDGEWDVDRLFELLPEDLAVHILEKIKPPSPQQVLDMPCWMLETRGYFSVKSIWEYTRRRDEPRTAYRMIWVKGLPFKIAFFMWKVWKAKLPLDDFLKRVGYCMPSKCWCCVQPDKESLQHLFFRSKTAKTTWKYFLSRAGIAVEGLTLHQEIIKCWTANVCLRLKPVMQALPSCVVWELWKRRNSMKYGDAVTTSRVIYQVSTNLQALVKVRKPGMDMVPHKWKDLLTMMENFTLKLKVTNVIWEFPSAGWLKVNTDGASRGNPGRSSIGFCIRNENGDIVKSVGKEIEETTNTVAEAKAMVEALRKPMGNDLGMSCFSSRQKERQRQACLEQMHGIEESSLEAKFEFFCKHASNSLREYEGMRIGITKLDVIRDMEYTHASSITI; from the exons ATGGTGCAACAATTAACACTACGATTGTTTCATACTAAATCGCATGTGGAGTTTGTCCTAACATTGATATATGCTAAATGTGATGCAATTGAGAGGATAGAATTATGGGATTCATTATATGCAATGGCAAGGGATATGGATGCACCATGGCTTGTAGGAGGTGATTTCAAT GTGGAACATGCGACTTTTAAAGATGTGGTGAAAGAGAATTGGACAGTTGATTTCAGTGCAAATCCTTATATTCTTTTTAAtcacaagttaaaaaaattaaagaaggccCTTTCATTGTGGAGTAAGGCTACATTTGGAGATATTTTCCAAAAGATAGCAAGCATGGAGGAGGTAGTGATGGTTCATGAAGCAGAATTTGAAGCAAATCCTACAGGGATGAACAGGGAAAGGCTACAAAAGGTTCAGGCAGAATTGATCAAATGTCTTGCACTAGAGGAGAAATATTCGCAACAAAAGGCAGGCATGACTTGGTTCAAGGAAGGGGATAGGAACACTAAGTTTTTCCATGCACAACTGAGAGGTAGGAGAAAGAGACTTCAACTTAACAAAATTCAAAATAGTGGAGGAACCTGgattgaagaagaacaagaaattgcAGAAGAGGCTATCAAATACTACGAGGAACAATTCACAGAAGCAGCTACTCCTTCATCATTTGATATCTTAGAGTATGTTCCTAATCTGATTAACACTGAGCAAAATGTAGAATTGATTAAGCAGCCAACAAAAGAGGAGGTTAAAGTGGCAGTACTTGGACTTAATGGTGATAGTGTTGGGGGGCCAGATGGTATGACAGGAAAATTCTATCATTCTTGTTGGGACATAATAGGGGATGACCTGTACGACATGGTGAGGGCTTTTTTCAATGGTCATGAGCTACCTAAGTGTGTAACACACACCAACCTAGTTCTGCTACCAAAGAAACAAGAAGTTACCACCTTTTCTGATTTAAGACCAATAAGCCTCAGTAATTTTTCTAATAAGGTTATATCGAGGGTGGTACATGAAAGGCTAGTGAAATTTCTCCCAAGTCTGATATCAGAGGAACAGACAGGTTTTGTTAAGGGCAGGAATATAGTAGAAAACATCCTTCTAACTCAAGAGATAGTGACTGACATTAGGCTTAGAACTAAGGCTGGACCTAATGTCATCCTGAAGCTAGATATGACCAAAGCTTATGATAGACTATCTTGGCTATTCCTAACCAAGGTACTGAGAAAGATGGGATTCACAGAAAGGTTGATAGGGATTGTCTTTGGATTAGTTTCAAACAATTGGTATTCTATTCTAATCAATGGTCAAGCTCATGGGTTCTTTAAGTCCTCAAGGGGAGTAAAACAAGGTGATCCTGTATCTCCAACTTTGTTTATATTGGcagcagaagcattatctaggGGTCTCAATGCACTTCATACTAACCTTTATTTTTGTGGATTTGGGATGCTAAAGTGGAGTCCAAAGATCAATCATTTGGCGTATGCAGATGACAtgattattttctcatcctcagATGAAACATCTCTGATGTTGATTATGCAAGTGCTGAAGACATATGAAGATGCATCTGGGCAGCTTGTTAACAAGACCAAATCAGCTGTGTACCTGCATCATTTAACAAACATGGAAGTGGTCAGCAAGGTGGAAAGGATCACAGGCATTCATAGGAATGATATCCCTATTATATATCTAGGTTGTCCTATATTTTATGCAAGGAGAAAGCTGGAATACTATCAGCCCCTAATTACTAAG TTTTTCTGGAGCAGCACTGTAGGAGGAACTAGTAGGCACTGGGCTTCATGGAATACCTTATGCATGCCAGTTGAGGAAGGAGGAATAGGTTTCAGGTCACTGCATGATGTAGCAAAGGCATTATTCAGCAAGTTGTGGTGGAATTTCAGAACAAAACCAAGCCTATGGAGTTCTTTCGTATGTCAGAAATACTgtaaaaaattaaattctataaTTGTTCCATGGAAAAGGAGGTCTCACATTTGGAGAAAAATGTTGGAATGCAGAGATCTGATTGAACATCAAATCCTTTGGCAAACAAAAAGGGGATCCTCACTATTTTGGTATGAAAACTGGACAGGTCTTGGGGCACTATATTTTTTAGTTCCTCAGGACTTTggtattgatgaaaatgtacATAATGTACATGATGTTACCTTAGATGGTGAGTGGGATGTGGACAGGCTATTTGAATTGCTTCCTGAAGACTTAGCCGTACACATTCTGGAGAAAATCAAACCACCTTCACCTCAGCAGGTTCTTGACATGCCTTGTTGGATGCTGGAAACAAGAGGATATTTCAGTGTTAAGTCAATATGGGAGTACACGAGAAGAAGAGACGAACCAAGAACAGCTTATAGGATGATTTGGGTAAAGGGACTGCcttttaaaatagcatttttTATGTGGAAAGTGTGGAAAGCAAAGCTACCTTTAGATGATTTCTTGAAAAGGGTAGGCTACTGCATGCCATCAAAATGTTGGTGTTGTGTACAGCCTGACAAGGAATCTCTTCAGCACTTGTTTTTTAGATCAAAAACTGCAAAGACAACTTGGAAGTATTTTCTATCGAGGGCAGGAATAGCTGTAGAGGGACTTACATTGCACCAAGAAATCATAAAATGTTGGACTGCAAATGTGTGCTTAAGGCTCAAACCAGTAATGCAAGCACTCCCCTCATGCGTAGTCTGGGAActttggaaaagaagaaatagtatGAAGTATGGTGATGCTGTGACAACTAGCAGGGTGATTTATCAAGTTTCAACAAATCTCCAGGCATTGGTGAAAGTGAGAAAGCCTGGGATGGACATGGTACCTCACAAATGGAAAGATCTATTAACTATGATGGAAAATTTCACTCTTAAACTTAAGGTTACAAACGTCATATGGGAATTTCCAAGTGCAGGATGGCTAAAAGTTAATACGGATGGTGCATCGAGAGGAAATCCAGGCAGGAGCTCAATAGGTTTTTGTATAAGAAATGAAAATGGTGACATAGTCAAGTCAGTAGGGAAAGAGATTGAGGAGACAACAAACACAGTAGCTGAAGCGAAGGCCATGGTAGAAGCACTAAG AAAGCCAATGGGCAATGACTTGGGAATGTCTTGTTTTTCATCAAGACAAAAGGAACGACAAAGGCAGGCATGCCTGGAACAAATGCATGGGATCGAGGAGTCATCGTTGGAAGCAAAATTTGAGTTTTTTTGTAAGCACGCGTCCAACAGCTTGAGAGAATATGAAGGCATGCGCATTGGGATAACAAAACTGGATGTAATCAGAGACATGGAATACACGCATGCTTCTAGCATTACTATATGA
- the LOC142165252 gene encoding uncharacterized protein LOC142165252: MEVLFGLPVDGLRIAYMHALREYTGLHYLQMLQRLIGFQPAEETVLSVASRLQLMPVRQHLEAMDADITDDSPDLLIDRYMILLMLLMFGGVSFPNTSKNLVILRFLHHLERLDDLPGYSWGAAILGYPYR; encoded by the coding sequence ATGGAGGTTCTTTTTGGGCTGCCGGTTGATGGATTACGTATAGCTTACATGCATGCTCTTAGAGAATATACGGGATTGCATTACCTGCAGATGTTGCAGCGGCTCATCGGTTTCCAACCAGCGGAGGAGACTGTATTGAGTGTGGCTAGTCGTTTACAGTTGATGCCCGTCCGGCAGCATCTAGAGGCAATGGATGCAGACATTACGGATGATTCACCGGATCTTCTTATCGATCGGTATATGATATTGTTGATGTTGCTTATGTTTGGTGGGGTATCATTCCCGAACACTTCGAAAAATCTAGTCatcttgagatttcttcatcatcttgagaGGCTAGATGATTTACCTGGTTACAGCTGGGGTGCAGCTATTCTAGGTTACCCGTATAGGTAG